A single Gemmatimonadota bacterium DNA region contains:
- a CDS encoding AAA domain-containing protein, which yields MNAINPEIEYNFVIGKSPQIQEVYRQMQTAAKGAGSVLIAGESGTGKDLIAQYIHHKSGRAPNPFVPVNCGAIPKELFESELFGHKKGSFTGAVNETAGLFRSANTGTIFLDEITEIPLETQVKLLRVLQEKRIRPLGSTEEISLDVQVIAATNRDLEQVLWNRSFREDLYYRLGAVTIYIPPLREHLEDIPELVAAFIQKLNRRLKRNILGVHPTIIEQLTNYSWPGNVRQLENVIENAYLFSKGKWITRLGVKLEEDIQSLVRSTGEISTSLDPSEFYLPSKALSTSLRRKIQSAAKSPAGVLILGEEGTGSHMIGREIHRQSSYAKGPFVIVNCDTIPPELFEKELFGNSIFEDTQEHFEGYMHQAESGTLFLYEVTAIPYRIQILLCRLFEADRMRPTGFSRDLPKNLRVIAYTSQDLNRALKEKSLSVGLYTRLSGFVIHLPTLREQKEKIPEFADYFVKLFATQQQRPAPRIHDDVLASLMAYPWPGNLLELRFVIQGALTSANFGTIQKHHLPDQLGIHWQTDEHTDTRGKLYDVEQALLQEALQKADGNKTQAARLLGISRKKVYKMLESSPLHHESGF from the coding sequence AGACCTGATCGCTCAGTACATCCACCACAAAAGCGGTCGCGCCCCGAATCCCTTTGTGCCCGTGAATTGCGGCGCTATTCCCAAAGAACTCTTTGAAAGCGAACTATTTGGACACAAAAAAGGTTCTTTTACCGGCGCCGTAAACGAAACTGCGGGCCTTTTCAGATCTGCTAATACAGGGACCATATTTCTGGATGAGATTACCGAAATCCCGCTCGAAACCCAGGTCAAACTTTTGCGCGTTCTTCAAGAGAAGCGCATTCGACCCCTCGGCAGCACGGAAGAAATTTCCCTGGACGTCCAGGTCATTGCAGCCACCAACCGCGACCTGGAGCAGGTGCTCTGGAATAGGAGCTTCCGGGAAGATCTCTATTACCGGCTCGGGGCAGTCACCATCTATATCCCACCCCTGCGGGAACATTTAGAAGATATCCCGGAACTGGTCGCCGCTTTCATCCAGAAGCTCAATCGACGCCTTAAACGCAACATCCTGGGCGTCCACCCGACCATAATAGAACAGCTTACCAACTATTCCTGGCCTGGCAATGTGCGTCAGCTTGAAAACGTCATTGAAAATGCATATTTGTTTTCCAAAGGGAAGTGGATTACCCGGCTGGGGGTGAAACTCGAAGAGGATATCCAATCTCTTGTGCGATCCACAGGAGAAATTAGCACATCCCTGGATCCGAGCGAATTTTATCTGCCGTCCAAAGCGCTGTCAACTTCCTTGAGACGGAAAATTCAGAGCGCAGCAAAAAGTCCGGCAGGTGTTTTGATCCTGGGAGAAGAAGGGACTGGATCCCATATGATTGGACGGGAAATCCACCGTCAGAGCTCCTATGCCAAGGGTCCCTTTGTCATCGTCAACTGCGATACGATTCCACCCGAACTTTTTGAAAAAGAGCTGTTTGGGAATTCCATTTTTGAAGATACGCAAGAACATTTTGAAGGATATATGCACCAGGCCGAAAGCGGCACGCTCTTTCTCTACGAAGTCACGGCTATACCGTACCGGATTCAGATACTGCTGTGTCGCTTGTTCGAAGCAGACAGGATGCGTCCGACCGGGTTTTCCAGGGACCTTCCAAAAAATCTTCGCGTTATTGCCTATACGTCGCAAGACCTGAATCGGGCTTTGAAAGAGAAAAGCCTATCCGTTGGGTTATATACCCGATTGAGTGGGTTTGTCATTCACCTTCCGACTTTGCGGGAACAAAAAGAGAAAATTCCAGAATTCGCAGATTATTTTGTCAAATTATTCGCCACTCAGCAACAACGTCCGGCTCCCCGAATTCACGACGATGTACTGGCATCTCTGATGGCCTATCCCTGGCCGGGCAATCTACTGGAACTGCGCTTTGTTATCCAGGGTGCTCTTACTTCGGCGAACTTTGGCACAATTCAAAAACACCACCTGCCAGACCAACTGGGAATACACTGGCAGACGGATGAACACACAGACACACGGGGTAAACTCTACGATGTAGAGCAGGCTTTACTCCAAGAAGCGCTCCAAAAAGCCGATGGAAACAAAACCCAGGCTGCTCGACTTCTCGGTATCTCTCGGAAAAAGGTTTACAAAATGTTGGAAAGTTCACCCCTTCATCATGAATCCGGGTTTTAA